Proteins encoded in a region of the Stigmatella aurantiaca genome:
- a CDS encoding HEAT repeat domain-containing protein has translation MRSAGHPLSLSSEDRARVEAVEALARRGAASLEVLLRDLDTSSWAVRRAIVGALARLGTPAVEPLCRLLSEARGSEAQLAAAVDALVASTGEVDEPVIALGEDPSPAVICDAAQVLGRRRSRRAVPLLAKLTVHPDDNVAVAAIEALGRIGGGEAVDALLAALESGNFFRIFPAIDVLGRSGDPSVVPALLGLLADPFYMAEAARALGRTGQEAAVPSLVGLLQRGTDSVTRVAAVALVEIHDAQVQRFGGVRLVRSALRARPELGELGRKLSRCLTGADATEKAALSRLMGWAGGSEAATGLLAMLDAEPSVARAAASALQEMGPEADAPLLQALRTGDSARRLLLLPLVHRRSSAVPDVVLCLEDEDASVRVLAADTLSRLGEPGAVRYLFERLADEDPRVMQAAVGAIQSLGSEETETLALEAARSSDMRKRRASLRIISYFGYSSGLDVLLHAMRETDERLRDAAIYGLPFIDDPRAVDALLEAARHDSERTRAAAMRALGQTEKEVRVTSCLLGGLGDKDPWVRYYACQSLGKLNEEAAADAIVALADDEAGQVRVAVVDALAHLHTESALKALQRAAVSGDSDVRRAALLGLGVSKRPDALPVLRDAVQAEDPATRLVALSAVAEYDTQETVSVLMRAATDTDESVRSAAVGFLATRPGMPATQALVSLLGEVSLRERVVNALSLMTEGRIPGLLAALESADEHQAPLLVAALARMQRADARAALLSALTASSPAGRRAAAAAVGAMSTVEARDALQEASAHDPDPEVRQACLQALSR, from the coding sequence GTGAGGTCCGCCGGTCATCCCCTGTCCCTGTCGAGTGAGGACCGCGCCCGGGTGGAGGCGGTCGAGGCGCTCGCGCGCCGGGGCGCCGCCAGCCTGGAGGTGCTCCTCAGAGACCTGGACACCTCGAGCTGGGCGGTGCGCCGGGCCATCGTGGGCGCGCTGGCGCGGCTGGGCACCCCCGCGGTGGAGCCCCTGTGCCGGCTCTTGAGCGAGGCGCGCGGTAGCGAGGCCCAGCTGGCCGCCGCCGTGGACGCGCTGGTGGCCTCCACCGGCGAGGTGGACGAGCCCGTCATCGCGCTGGGCGAGGACCCCAGCCCCGCCGTCATCTGTGATGCCGCCCAGGTGCTGGGCCGGCGCCGCAGCCGGCGCGCGGTGCCCCTGCTGGCGAAGCTGACGGTGCACCCGGACGACAACGTGGCGGTGGCCGCCATCGAGGCGCTGGGCCGCATTGGCGGCGGAGAGGCGGTGGATGCGCTGCTCGCGGCGCTGGAGAGCGGCAACTTCTTCCGCATCTTCCCCGCCATCGACGTGCTGGGCCGCTCGGGGGACCCGTCCGTGGTGCCCGCGCTGCTGGGGCTCCTGGCGGACCCCTTCTACATGGCCGAGGCGGCCCGGGCCCTGGGCCGCACGGGCCAGGAGGCCGCGGTGCCCTCGCTGGTGGGGCTGCTGCAGCGGGGCACGGACTCGGTGACGCGCGTGGCGGCGGTGGCGCTGGTGGAGATTCACGATGCGCAGGTGCAGCGCTTTGGCGGCGTGCGGCTGGTGCGCTCGGCGCTGCGCGCGCGGCCGGAGCTGGGGGAGCTGGGGCGCAAGCTCTCCCGGTGCCTCACGGGCGCGGACGCGACGGAGAAGGCGGCGCTGTCGCGGCTGATGGGGTGGGCGGGCGGCTCGGAAGCCGCCACGGGCCTGCTGGCCATGCTGGATGCGGAGCCCTCTGTGGCCCGCGCCGCGGCCAGCGCCCTCCAGGAGATGGGCCCCGAGGCGGATGCCCCGCTGCTCCAGGCCCTGCGCACCGGGGACAGCGCCCGGCGCCTGCTCCTGTTGCCCCTGGTGCACCGGCGCTCGTCGGCGGTGCCCGACGTGGTGCTGTGCCTGGAGGACGAGGACGCCTCGGTGCGCGTGCTCGCGGCCGACACCCTCTCGCGCCTGGGCGAGCCGGGCGCCGTGCGCTACCTCTTCGAGCGCCTGGCGGACGAGGACCCCCGGGTGATGCAGGCGGCGGTGGGCGCCATCCAGTCCCTGGGCAGCGAGGAGACCGAGACGCTGGCGCTCGAGGCGGCGCGCTCCTCGGACATGCGCAAGCGCCGCGCCTCGCTGCGCATCATCTCCTACTTCGGCTACTCGAGCGGCCTGGACGTGCTCCTGCACGCCATGCGCGAGACGGACGAGCGGCTGCGGGACGCGGCCATCTACGGCCTGCCCTTCATCGATGATCCGCGCGCGGTGGATGCGCTGCTGGAGGCGGCGCGCCACGATTCGGAGCGCACGCGCGCGGCGGCCATGCGCGCCCTGGGGCAGACGGAGAAGGAAGTCCGGGTGACGTCCTGCCTGCTGGGAGGGCTCGGCGACAAGGACCCCTGGGTGCGCTACTACGCGTGCCAGTCGCTCGGGAAGCTCAACGAGGAGGCCGCCGCGGACGCCATCGTCGCGCTGGCGGACGACGAGGCGGGCCAGGTGCGCGTGGCGGTGGTGGACGCGCTGGCCCACCTGCACACCGAGAGCGCCCTGAAGGCCCTGCAGCGCGCGGCCGTCTCGGGGGACTCGGATGTGCGCCGGGCGGCGCTCCTGGGGTTGGGCGTGTCCAAGCGCCCCGATGCGCTGCCGGTGCTGAGGGATGCCGTCCAGGCGGAGGATCCCGCCACGCGCCTGGTGGCCCTGTCCGCCGTGGCCGAGTACGACACGCAGGAGACGGTGTCCGTGCTGATGCGGGCGGCGACGGACACGGACGAGAGCGTGCGCAGCGCGGCGGTGGGCTTCCTGGCCACCCGTCCGGGCATGCCCGCCACCCAGGCCCTCGTCTCCCTGCTGGGGGAGGTCTCCCTGCGCGAGCGGGTGGTGAACGCCCTGTCTCTGATGACCGAGGGGCGCATTCCGGGGCTGCTCGCGGCGCTGGAGAGCGCCGATGAGCACCAGGCCCCGCTGCTGGTGGCGGCCCTGGCCCGCATGCAGCGCGCGGACGCACGCGCGGCCCTGCTGAGCGCGCTCACCGCGAGCAGCCCGGCGGGGCGCCGCGCGGCGGCCGCGGCCGTGGGGGCCATGAGCACGGTGGAGGCGCGCGATGCGCTCCAGGAGGCCTCCGCCCATGATCCGGACCCCGAGGTCCGCCAGGCGTGCTTGCAGGCACTGAGCCGCTGA
- a CDS encoding methyl-accepting chemotaxis protein: MKAKGVNGVPVLEAARALAETVAGAVREGTGALQEVEHFASRLASSGNEQAAASDQVRIAIEAVASSVEQTGASLQELLRSQRVVSDSAKSVQQEAEQTAGAMQELTASIGGVRKEASALASSAETTAATLEETARSVKGVGANAEELAASSEELLASMTEMSATVSDLVGRNQSSAAATDEVAATVEEMSKGLARLSSDAQGVGERITTVSKAVTGIGQTLGNLARDATSMASSVEETASTTEELARSVRAVAESARTLETASSTTASTVTEVAASVEEVAATAEKNAATVDANAATIEQMARSSQVVARSAEQINTLAATSAASSMQLETSMRRIAQRSEEARAHGDRVSATAREGGATVARSIAGFGRIRQSITESAGVMKEMGRRAEEIGDIVQTINLIADRTNLLSLNASIEAARAGEHGRGFAVVAEEIRALADRAAAASSDVAKIVRGLQNSAREAVVATGEGVRAADEGASLAADAERALSTILKGVDELGGAVREVARDTSEQSQAVQALAQATARVSEQGRLIAASAAEQADAAQALAKGAAEMRRMAKQTTQATGEQARALRDAVRTNGQLAESAAQVARAVQEQSAAAGELAKTATQMRSLVQQVSTAVVGQGKEVSGVGALAQEVSSSIQRTLAALAEQSKGASEVAKAMDDTRKQVSQSTKAVTEQGRAVKQSETAARHVAKLAAELTRAADEQTAALNSLTRNGEEVRRVARQTARALDEQGEALVALTQSTTQQATGVAAVARATAEQAVMSEQISRAVEEMRIRAREIATTSAQQARSTATTAAEVKEVTGRLTALSKLHGQQAEQLSQLSGMLGSSRPSDGKPARATEPQP; the protein is encoded by the coding sequence ATGAAGGCCAAGGGTGTGAACGGAGTGCCTGTGCTGGAGGCCGCTCGGGCGCTCGCCGAGACGGTGGCGGGCGCCGTGCGCGAGGGCACTGGGGCCCTCCAAGAGGTGGAGCACTTCGCCTCGCGTCTGGCGTCCAGCGGCAACGAGCAGGCCGCCGCCAGCGACCAGGTGCGCATCGCCATCGAGGCGGTGGCCAGCAGCGTGGAGCAGACGGGCGCTTCCCTCCAGGAGCTGCTGCGCTCGCAGCGCGTCGTCAGCGACTCCGCCAAGAGCGTGCAGCAGGAGGCCGAGCAGACCGCCGGGGCGATGCAGGAGCTGACGGCCTCCATCGGCGGGGTGCGCAAGGAGGCCTCCGCGCTGGCCTCGTCCGCGGAGACCACGGCGGCCACCCTGGAGGAGACGGCCCGCTCGGTGAAGGGGGTGGGCGCCAACGCGGAGGAACTCGCCGCCTCCAGCGAGGAGCTGCTGGCGTCCATGACGGAGATGAGCGCCACGGTGTCGGACCTGGTGGGGCGCAACCAGTCGAGCGCCGCGGCCACCGATGAGGTGGCCGCCACCGTGGAGGAGATGTCCAAGGGGCTCGCCCGGCTGTCCTCGGACGCGCAAGGGGTGGGCGAGCGCATCACCACGGTGTCCAAGGCCGTGACGGGCATTGGCCAGACGCTGGGCAACCTCGCGCGGGATGCCACCAGCATGGCCTCCAGCGTGGAGGAGACGGCCTCCACCACTGAGGAGCTGGCGCGCTCCGTGCGCGCGGTGGCCGAGAGCGCCCGCACGCTGGAGACGGCCTCCTCCACCACCGCCTCGACGGTGACCGAGGTGGCCGCCAGCGTGGAGGAGGTGGCCGCGACGGCCGAGAAGAACGCGGCCACCGTGGACGCCAACGCCGCCACCATCGAGCAGATGGCCCGCTCGTCCCAGGTGGTGGCCCGCAGCGCTGAGCAGATCAACACCCTGGCGGCCACCAGCGCCGCCTCCTCCATGCAGCTGGAGACGTCCATGCGGCGCATCGCCCAGCGCTCGGAGGAGGCGCGGGCCCACGGGGACCGGGTGAGCGCCACCGCGCGGGAGGGCGGCGCCACCGTGGCCCGCTCCATCGCGGGCTTTGGCCGCATCCGGCAGTCCATCACCGAGTCGGCCGGGGTGATGAAGGAGATGGGCCGGCGCGCCGAGGAGATTGGCGACATCGTCCAGACCATCAACCTCATCGCCGACCGCACCAACCTGCTGTCGCTCAACGCCAGCATCGAGGCGGCGCGCGCCGGGGAGCACGGGCGCGGCTTCGCGGTGGTGGCCGAGGAGATCCGCGCCCTGGCGGACCGGGCGGCGGCGGCCAGCTCGGACGTGGCCAAGATTGTCCGGGGCCTGCAGAACAGCGCCCGCGAGGCGGTGGTGGCCACCGGCGAGGGCGTGCGCGCGGCGGACGAGGGCGCCTCGCTGGCGGCGGACGCCGAGCGGGCGCTCTCCACCATCCTCAAGGGCGTGGACGAGCTGGGCGGGGCGGTGCGCGAGGTGGCCCGGGACACCTCCGAGCAGTCCCAGGCGGTGCAGGCGCTCGCGCAGGCCACCGCCCGGGTGAGCGAGCAGGGCCGGCTCATCGCCGCCTCGGCCGCGGAGCAGGCCGACGCGGCGCAGGCCCTGGCCAAGGGGGCCGCGGAGATGCGGCGCATGGCCAAGCAGACCACCCAGGCCACGGGCGAGCAGGCGCGCGCGCTGCGCGATGCGGTGCGCACCAATGGCCAGCTCGCCGAGTCCGCCGCCCAGGTCGCCCGCGCGGTGCAGGAGCAGTCCGCCGCGGCCGGGGAGCTGGCGAAGACGGCCACCCAGATGCGCTCGCTGGTGCAGCAGGTGAGCACCGCGGTGGTGGGGCAGGGCAAGGAGGTGTCCGGGGTGGGCGCACTGGCCCAGGAGGTGTCCTCCTCCATCCAGCGCACCCTGGCGGCGCTCGCGGAGCAGTCCAAGGGGGCCTCCGAGGTGGCCAAGGCCATGGACGACACGCGCAAGCAGGTGTCGCAGTCCACCAAGGCCGTGACCGAGCAGGGCCGCGCGGTGAAGCAGAGCGAGACGGCGGCGCGCCACGTGGCGAAGCTGGCCGCGGAGCTGACGCGCGCCGCGGACGAGCAGACCGCGGCGCTGAACTCCCTGACGCGCAACGGGGAGGAGGTCCGCCGGGTGGCCCGGCAGACCGCGCGCGCGCTGGATGAGCAGGGCGAGGCGCTGGTGGCCCTCACGCAGTCCACCACCCAGCAGGCCACCGGGGTGGCGGCGGTGGCGCGCGCCACGGCGGAGCAGGCGGTCATGAGCGAGCAGATCTCCCGGGCGGTGGAGGAGATGCGCATCCGGGCGCGGGAGATCGCCACCACCTCGGCGCAGCAGGCCCGGAGCACGGCCACCACCGCGGCCGAGGTGAAGGAGGTGACGGGCCGGCTCACCGCGCTCTCGAAGCTGCACGGGCAGCAGGCCGAGCAGCTCTCCCAGCTGAGCGGGATGCTCGGCAGCTCGAGGCCTTCTGACGGGAAGCCCGCGCGCGCGACGGAGCCGCAGCCGTGA
- a CDS encoding chemotaxis protein CheW, translated as MSALHVVFKVAGAEYIISASEVLQMESYTGATPVPGAPPHVAGLVQVRGRVVPVVDARSRFGMPPAERTLDSRVVVGQLGTRVVGLLVDSAREVVKLEPSQLQPPPPMVAEQAKGYVKAVAQVGQRLVMLIDFPRVIGEETSQ; from the coding sequence ATGAGCGCGCTGCACGTGGTGTTCAAGGTCGCAGGGGCGGAGTACATCATCTCCGCCTCCGAGGTGCTGCAGATGGAGTCCTACACCGGGGCCACCCCCGTGCCAGGGGCTCCCCCGCACGTGGCGGGGCTGGTGCAGGTACGGGGCAGGGTGGTACCGGTGGTGGACGCGCGGTCGCGCTTCGGCATGCCGCCGGCGGAGCGGACGTTGGATTCGCGCGTGGTGGTGGGCCAGCTCGGCACGCGGGTCGTGGGGCTGCTGGTGGACAGCGCGCGCGAGGTGGTGAAGCTGGAGCCCAGCCAGCTTCAGCCGCCGCCCCCCATGGTCGCCGAGCAGGCCAAGGGCTACGTCAAGGCCGTGGCCCAGGTGGGGCAGCGGCTGGTGATGCTCATCGATTTCCCCCGGGTCATCGGGGAGGAGACGTCTCAATGA
- a CDS encoding chemotaxis protein CheA, with translation MDLADFLPAYLSEVEELMSAARAHLLALEAAARQGSSRPRIVRDLFRALHTIKGLSAMIDVEPIVSISHWMEAALRHADQSGGELSEPSLELLMEGLSAIEQRVRQLSDRKTVQVAPPELLERLQGLESAAERQAQPQKATLALEPALSRKLSTAEQAQLAAGVAAGRRALRLDYIPSAERSSQGLTINSVRERASRLAELVKVMPVSGPTPGGGNLTFVLLVLTDAEDAALLEALGGPPATLRPLTAPAAAQPVPTPAPVLAPVPAAPGLPLEEDLSFEEPRRGSGILRVEVPRLDDALERVAALVVNRSKLTRAVADLTAAGASTRELQQVLQENARLLRDLRASILHLRMVRLRDVLERLPLLVRGLRRSTGKQVRLELDVGEAELDKAVADRILPALVHLVRNAVDHAIEAPAERLAAGKPEEGVLRLGCHTRVSGRLELSLSDDGRGVDAAAVAARAGVPVPGAGTELLDLLCRPGLSTRQAADATSGRGMGMDIVKRIVVEQLGGALHLETRPGQGTTFTLSVPLTITIVEAFIFECATLRYAVAVSTVEEIIEVDPTRIVHPPGEAQGGAALVDRRGVAVPLVHLAQLLRREGGRDGFAPKAFIVQQRGLPVAFAVDRLLGQQEIVLRPLEDPLVRVPGVAGATDLGDGQPTLVLDLPALGATKLGSGPRSDRLAREALA, from the coding sequence GTGGACCTGGCAGACTTCCTGCCTGCCTATCTGTCCGAAGTCGAAGAGCTGATGAGCGCCGCCCGCGCCCACTTGCTCGCGCTGGAGGCGGCGGCCCGGCAGGGCTCCTCCCGGCCCCGCATCGTGCGAGACCTGTTCCGGGCCCTGCACACCATCAAGGGCCTGTCGGCGATGATCGACGTGGAGCCCATCGTCTCCATCTCCCACTGGATGGAGGCCGCCCTGCGCCATGCGGACCAGTCCGGGGGCGAGCTGTCCGAGCCCAGCCTGGAGCTGCTGATGGAGGGGCTGAGCGCCATCGAGCAGCGGGTGCGCCAGCTCTCGGACCGCAAGACCGTGCAGGTGGCGCCCCCGGAGCTCCTGGAGCGGCTGCAGGGGCTGGAGTCCGCCGCCGAGCGTCAGGCCCAGCCGCAGAAGGCCACCTTGGCGCTGGAGCCCGCCCTGTCCCGGAAGCTCTCCACCGCCGAGCAGGCCCAGCTCGCCGCCGGCGTGGCCGCGGGCCGCCGGGCGCTCCGGCTGGACTACATCCCTTCCGCGGAGCGCTCCTCCCAGGGCCTCACCATCAACTCCGTGCGCGAGCGGGCGAGCCGCCTCGCGGAGCTCGTCAAGGTGATGCCCGTGTCGGGCCCCACGCCCGGGGGCGGCAACCTCACCTTCGTGCTGCTCGTGCTCACGGACGCGGAGGACGCGGCGCTGCTCGAGGCCCTCGGAGGGCCCCCCGCGACGCTGCGCCCGCTGACGGCGCCCGCGGCCGCGCAGCCGGTACCCACCCCGGCGCCGGTCCTGGCCCCGGTGCCAGCCGCTCCGGGGTTGCCGCTCGAGGAGGACCTGTCCTTCGAGGAGCCTCGCCGGGGCAGCGGCATCCTTCGCGTGGAGGTGCCGCGCCTGGACGATGCGCTGGAGCGGGTGGCCGCGCTCGTCGTCAACCGCTCCAAGCTGACGCGGGCGGTGGCGGACCTCACGGCGGCGGGGGCGTCCACCCGGGAGCTGCAGCAGGTGCTTCAGGAGAACGCGCGGCTGCTGCGGGACTTGCGCGCCTCGATTCTCCACCTGCGCATGGTGCGCTTGCGCGACGTGCTGGAGCGCCTGCCGCTGCTGGTGCGCGGCCTGCGCCGCAGCACCGGCAAGCAGGTCCGGCTGGAGCTGGACGTGGGTGAGGCGGAGCTGGACAAGGCGGTGGCCGACCGCATCCTCCCCGCGCTCGTCCACCTGGTGCGCAACGCCGTGGACCACGCCATCGAGGCCCCCGCGGAGCGCCTCGCCGCCGGCAAGCCCGAGGAGGGCGTGCTGCGCCTGGGCTGCCACACGCGTGTCAGCGGGCGGCTGGAGCTGTCCTTGAGCGACGATGGCCGCGGGGTGGATGCCGCCGCCGTGGCCGCGCGCGCCGGGGTGCCGGTGCCCGGCGCCGGGACGGAGCTGCTGGATCTGCTGTGCCGCCCGGGCCTCTCGACCCGGCAGGCCGCGGACGCCACGAGCGGCCGGGGCATGGGCATGGACATCGTCAAGCGCATCGTCGTCGAGCAGCTCGGCGGCGCGCTGCATCTGGAGACGCGGCCGGGCCAGGGCACCACGTTCACCCTGTCCGTGCCCCTCACCATCACCATCGTGGAGGCCTTCATCTTCGAGTGCGCCACCCTGCGCTACGCGGTGGCCGTGAGCACGGTGGAGGAAATCATCGAGGTGGATCCCACCCGCATCGTCCACCCCCCGGGTGAGGCGCAAGGGGGCGCTGCCCTGGTGGACCGCCGGGGCGTGGCCGTGCCGCTGGTTCACCTGGCGCAGCTGCTGCGCCGGGAGGGCGGGCGGGACGGGTTCGCGCCCAAGGCCTTCATCGTCCAGCAGCGCGGCCTGCCCGTGGCCTTCGCCGTGGACCGGCTGCTGGGGCAGCAGGAGATTGTCCTGCGGCCCCTGGAGGACCCGCTGGTGCGGGTGCCCGGCGTGGCGGGTGCCACGGACCTGGGAGACGGACAGCCCACGCTGGTGCTGGACTTGCCCGCCCTGGGCGCAACGAAGCTTGGCAGTGGCCCCCGCTCGGACCGGCTGGCCCGGGAGGCCCTGGCATGA
- a CDS encoding response regulator, producing MPEVLVVDDSKVMRDMVVACLRPMPGLGFTHASSGLEAIERLTLKPYDLIVLDLNMPDIGGIEVVEFVRGQDTLRHLPIVMVTTRGDEESRTKALAAGADRFMTKPFTPAAILAEVQGLLTGGRG from the coding sequence ATGCCTGAGGTGCTCGTCGTTGATGACAGCAAGGTGATGAGGGACATGGTGGTGGCCTGTCTGCGTCCGATGCCCGGGCTCGGGTTCACCCATGCCTCCAGCGGGCTCGAGGCCATCGAGCGGCTGACGCTCAAGCCGTACGATCTCATCGTCCTGGACCTGAACATGCCGGACATCGGCGGCATCGAAGTCGTCGAGTTCGTGCGGGGCCAGGACACGCTGCGCCACCTGCCCATCGTCATGGTCACCACCCGCGGCGACGAGGAGTCGCGCACCAAGGCGCTCGCCGCGGGGGCCGACCGTTTCATGACCAAACCTTTCACTCCGGCGGCCATCCTGGCCGAGGTCCAAGGACTGCTCACCGGAGGACGCGGGTGA
- a CDS encoding RCC1 domain-containing protein, translating into MAPSRLSLPAAWRRRALRCALSPLWLLLACGEDSSPRPEPLPVDTTAPQLQVHSPTAGWNYTSRRVRVAFTATDDTHLATLSWSLNGAGFLPLPAKAPTGDTFLLEVAPRPGSNTLTLWATDEAGHSTGQTVAFHFGSLSGSGAAHTGVVRQGRVYLWGRNNLGQLGLGEDVVTDQRAPRQVPSLEGVAALALNQNHTLALREDGTVWAWGENAQGQLGLGPAPVPGAPRTPDLTPRRSPTRVEGLQGAVALALGYRHSLALMEDGTVRAFGDNSAGQLGDGTAESLRDFPVRVSELTQVVKVVAGSMHSVALKQDGTVWVWGRNTYGNLGQGGQGGQDGQPHPTPVQVPGVTDVVDIASGRDHILALHAGGTVSAWGLDASGQLGFGEAFPDKQSHRPVPVKALEDARFVFANGNMSYAQRAGGALVSWGQNFNGQLGNGGTKDTNVPVAAAEGLTGLWSLSPGATHAVALREDGTLFTWGWSFSGSLGREDLLDRWTYPEPIQVTLP; encoded by the coding sequence ATGGCCCCTTCCCGTCTTTCCCTGCCCGCGGCCTGGCGCCGCCGGGCGCTGCGGTGCGCGCTGTCCCCCCTGTGGCTCCTGCTGGCGTGTGGGGAGGACAGCAGCCCCCGGCCCGAGCCGCTCCCGGTGGACACCACCGCGCCCCAGCTCCAGGTGCACTCGCCCACGGCGGGTTGGAACTACACCTCGCGGCGGGTCCGCGTGGCGTTCACCGCCACGGATGACACGCACCTGGCCACCCTGAGCTGGTCCCTCAACGGCGCCGGGTTCCTGCCGCTGCCGGCGAAGGCGCCCACCGGGGACACCTTCCTGCTCGAGGTGGCCCCCCGGCCCGGGAGCAACACGCTCACGCTGTGGGCCACGGATGAGGCGGGCCACAGTACCGGGCAGACCGTGGCCTTCCACTTCGGCAGCCTCAGCGGCAGCGGGGCGGCGCACACCGGCGTGGTGCGCCAGGGCCGGGTCTACCTGTGGGGCCGCAACAACCTGGGCCAGCTCGGCCTGGGCGAGGACGTGGTGACGGATCAGCGGGCGCCCCGGCAGGTGCCGAGCCTGGAGGGCGTGGCCGCGCTGGCGCTCAACCAGAACCACACCCTGGCGCTGCGGGAGGACGGCACCGTGTGGGCCTGGGGCGAGAACGCACAGGGGCAGCTCGGCCTGGGCCCGGCGCCCGTGCCTGGCGCGCCCCGGACCCCGGACCTCACGCCGCGCCGGAGCCCCACGCGGGTGGAGGGGCTGCAGGGCGCGGTGGCCCTGGCGCTGGGGTACCGCCACAGCCTGGCGCTGATGGAGGACGGCACGGTGCGCGCCTTCGGGGACAACTCGGCGGGCCAGCTCGGTGACGGGACGGCGGAGAGCCTCCGGGACTTCCCCGTGCGGGTGAGCGAGCTCACCCAGGTGGTGAAGGTGGTGGCCGGCTCCATGCACTCGGTGGCGCTCAAGCAGGACGGCACCGTGTGGGTCTGGGGCCGCAACACCTATGGCAACCTGGGCCAGGGCGGCCAGGGCGGCCAGGACGGCCAGCCCCACCCCACCCCCGTGCAGGTGCCGGGGGTGACGGACGTGGTGGACATCGCCTCGGGGCGCGACCACATCCTGGCCCTGCATGCCGGGGGAACCGTCTCCGCGTGGGGGCTGGACGCCAGCGGCCAGCTGGGCTTCGGCGAGGCGTTCCCGGACAAGCAGAGCCACAGGCCCGTCCCGGTGAAGGCGCTGGAGGACGCCCGCTTCGTCTTCGCCAACGGCAACATGAGCTACGCGCAGCGGGCCGGCGGCGCGCTCGTCTCGTGGGGGCAGAACTTCAACGGCCAGCTCGGCAACGGGGGCACGAAGGACACGAACGTGCCGGTGGCCGCGGCCGAGGGGCTCACCGGGCTGTGGAGCCTGTCGCCGGGGGCCACGCACGCCGTCGCCCTCCGCGAGGACGGGACCCTCTTCACCTGGGGCTGGAGCTTCAGCGGCTCGCTCGGGCGGGAGGACCTGCTGGACCGGTGGACCTATCCCGAGCCCATCCAGGTGACGCTGCCGTGA
- a CDS encoding di-heme oxidoredictase family protein, producing MRAGALLGLWLMGMACQPSPGASAPPGLPPLPEPPPDVTEPGEEAPGGATSVNVTGPESFTRPAANLSLGRRSDFLVGEAFFETDWFAAPHARADRDGLGPLFHAVSCLACHPRGGRGAPPGPGEPAVSLLVRLSLPGTTPEGAPVPEPTYGDQLQPLAVAGVAPEGRVEVRTTERPGTFADGTPYTLLVPELVLSALGYGPLHPDTRVSPRVAQPMVGLGLLAAVPEETVRAWEDPDDADGDGISGRANTVWSARRGQAVLGRFGWKANQPDLEHQNAGALLGDLGITSPQSPAEPCTAAQAGCRAAPSGGAPELDARKLEALTFYTHLVGVPLRQAVDRPEVLRGKALFHQTGCARCHRPSLETGEVEGYPELSGQRLWPYTDLLLHDLGEALADGREDFLATGREWRTPPLWGLSRTHEVSGHMRLLHDGRARSVMEAILWHGGEAEGSRERVRHLSAEDRAALEAFLGSL from the coding sequence GTGAGGGCGGGGGCACTGCTCGGCCTGTGGCTGATGGGCATGGCCTGCCAGCCAAGTCCTGGCGCCAGCGCCCCTCCCGGGCTCCCTCCCCTTCCGGAGCCGCCCCCGGACGTGACCGAGCCGGGAGAGGAGGCCCCCGGCGGCGCCACGAGCGTGAACGTGACGGGCCCCGAGTCCTTCACCCGCCCGGCGGCAAACCTCTCGCTCGGCCGGCGCTCGGATTTCCTCGTGGGCGAGGCCTTCTTCGAGACGGACTGGTTCGCCGCCCCCCACGCGCGAGCGGACCGGGATGGGCTGGGGCCGCTCTTCCACGCCGTCTCCTGTCTGGCGTGCCACCCGCGCGGGGGCCGGGGAGCCCCTCCCGGGCCGGGCGAGCCCGCCGTGTCGCTGCTGGTGCGGCTGAGCCTGCCCGGCACCACCCCGGAGGGCGCGCCCGTGCCCGAGCCCACCTATGGAGATCAACTCCAGCCGCTGGCGGTGGCGGGCGTGGCGCCCGAGGGGCGCGTGGAGGTGCGCACCACGGAGCGGCCCGGCACCTTCGCGGACGGCACGCCCTACACGCTGCTCGTCCCGGAGCTCGTCCTCTCGGCGCTGGGCTACGGGCCGCTGCATCCGGACACCCGCGTGTCCCCCCGGGTGGCGCAGCCCATGGTGGGCCTGGGCCTGCTGGCCGCGGTGCCGGAGGAGACGGTGCGCGCGTGGGAGGATCCGGACGACGCGGACGGGGATGGCATCTCCGGGCGGGCCAACACCGTCTGGAGTGCCCGGCGGGGCCAGGCAGTGCTGGGCCGCTTCGGCTGGAAGGCGAACCAGCCGGACCTGGAGCACCAGAACGCGGGCGCGCTTCTGGGAGACCTGGGCATCACCTCGCCGCAGTCGCCCGCGGAGCCGTGCACCGCGGCCCAGGCCGGGTGCCGCGCGGCGCCCAGCGGGGGCGCACCGGAGCTGGACGCGCGCAAGCTGGAGGCCCTCACCTTTTATACGCACCTGGTGGGGGTGCCCCTGCGCCAGGCGGTGGACCGGCCCGAGGTGCTGCGGGGCAAGGCGCTCTTCCACCAGACGGGGTGCGCGCGCTGCCACCGCCCCTCGCTGGAGACGGGCGAGGTGGAGGGCTACCCGGAGCTGTCCGGGCAACGCCTCTGGCCCTACACGGACCTGCTGCTGCACGACCTGGGCGAGGCGCTGGCGGACGGCCGCGAGGACTTCCTCGCCACGGGCCGGGAGTGGCGCACGCCGCCGCTGTGGGGCTTGAGCCGGACGCACGAGGTGAGCGGCCACATGCGGCTCTTGCACGATGGGCGGGCGCGCTCGGTGATGGAGGCCATCCTCTGGCACGGCGGCGAGGCCGAGGGCTCGCGCGAGCGGGTGCGGCACCTGTCCGCGGAGGACCGGGCGGCGCTGGAGGCCTTCCTGGGCTCGCTGTGA